From the Maioricimonas rarisocia genome, one window contains:
- a CDS encoding methyltransferase encodes MLQITYDESATGGGEITLQLAGAALKADAYFLALDSGCQPDSRSPTKVRAVLASLLGQWHELIASASAVDVVDLPFEFADEYIGCLRCQVGRDKVVITPGWLMTAGSTVVPSRACDTLPGADWEPQDDAAAVTVPRAELLNEIRRNQRMFSDTDSPRTDPTPIFEHFRGSYGTEMLVAAVAHFDLFGRLARLPRTLEELQQDLNLAERPAIVLTTALRAMGLLAADNANRFTLTPLAREHLVPGGPFDVGDYLGLAASAPGTLEMVERLRTNRPAGMDEGEAGAAFIYRDGVASAMEQADLARHFTLALAGRAKNVAPVLATVLDLKGVRTLLDVGGGTGIYSLALLKANPHLKAIVMDRPEVLKVAEEFAADYDVGDRFELLPGDMFADELPRADAILLSNILHDWDVPECRQLVTRCADALPASGRLFIHDVLLNDALDGPLPIALYSAALFTLTEGRAYSRAEYTGWLQEAGLQPGACRDTLIHCSVLEGVKKGFE; translated from the coding sequence ATGCTTCAGATCACATATGACGAGTCGGCAACGGGGGGCGGCGAGATCACGCTGCAGCTTGCTGGCGCCGCATTGAAGGCCGACGCCTACTTTCTTGCGCTGGACAGCGGCTGCCAGCCGGATTCCCGATCACCCACCAAGGTGCGTGCGGTCCTCGCGTCACTGCTTGGGCAATGGCACGAGCTGATTGCCTCCGCCTCGGCCGTCGATGTCGTCGACCTGCCGTTCGAGTTCGCGGACGAGTACATCGGCTGTCTTCGGTGTCAGGTGGGTAGAGACAAAGTCGTCATCACGCCCGGCTGGCTGATGACTGCAGGTTCGACCGTGGTGCCGTCCCGCGCCTGCGACACCTTACCCGGTGCTGACTGGGAACCGCAGGACGACGCGGCTGCGGTGACAGTCCCGCGTGCTGAACTGCTCAACGAGATTCGGCGAAACCAACGGATGTTCTCGGACACGGACTCACCCCGCACCGATCCGACTCCCATCTTCGAACACTTCCGCGGCAGCTACGGAACCGAGATGCTGGTCGCGGCGGTTGCTCACTTTGATCTGTTCGGCCGGCTCGCCCGATTGCCCCGCACGCTGGAGGAACTGCAGCAGGATCTGAACCTGGCCGAACGCCCGGCGATCGTGTTGACAACAGCGCTACGGGCGATGGGGCTGCTCGCCGCCGACAATGCGAACCGGTTCACGCTGACGCCGCTGGCCCGTGAACACCTTGTCCCCGGCGGACCGTTCGACGTGGGAGACTATCTGGGACTGGCCGCTTCGGCGCCGGGAACGCTCGAAATGGTCGAGCGGCTGCGCACGAATCGACCGGCCGGCATGGATGAAGGGGAAGCGGGAGCGGCCTTCATCTATCGGGACGGCGTTGCTTCGGCGATGGAGCAGGCCGATCTGGCCCGGCACTTCACGCTCGCGCTGGCCGGGCGGGCGAAGAATGTGGCGCCGGTTCTTGCCACCGTGCTTGATCTGAAGGGCGTCCGGACGCTGCTGGATGTCGGCGGCGGAACCGGGATCTATTCGCTGGCGCTGCTCAAGGCGAACCCGCACCTGAAGGCGATCGTGATGGATCGGCCTGAGGTGCTCAAAGTGGCCGAAGAGTTCGCGGCCGACTACGACGTCGGCGATCGTTTCGAACTGCTGCCGGGAGACATGTTCGCAGACGAGCTGCCTCGGGCGGATGCGATCCTGCTGTCAAACATCCTGCATGACTGGGACGTGCCGGAGTGTCGCCAGCTGGTCACTCGATGTGCTGATGCGTTGCCGGCATCGGGGCGGCTGTTCATTCACGACGTGCTTCTGAACGACGCGCTCGATGGACCTTTGCCGATCGCGTTGTATTCGGCAGCCCTGTTCACGCTGACGGAAGGTCGCGCGTACAGCCGCGCCGAGTACACCGGATGGCTGCAGGAGGCGGGCCTGCAACCGGGAGCATGTCGGGACACGTTGATTCATTGCAGCGTCCTCGAAGGTGTCAAAAAGGGTTTCGAGTAA
- a CDS encoding type II secretion system protein GspD, with product MVEIQATIFEVVTDSQDQACVLTLLAEEGPQVCFDPDQCAAGGCTCDATGVIEQTARGLITEVRCRTPRQIEHALSRFGHVRTVAMPHVQVADRARAELVVGEQVLLQAAGGHATRTSAALPGGVFLAVRPVLSDDGLIRLEVHPRLGAGHVTAAGHPAPTRGGLETTVVMSEGCSLVIGGIVDERVESSEGPHPVWTRLPFVGRRVHSERNRNVRRELLITITPRIVVPGEQSIRPIPSPLPRLSEAPRLPEEPVSEPEVPVLELTGATRGGAKRP from the coding sequence ATGGTGGAGATCCAGGCGACGATTTTCGAGGTGGTCACGGACAGTCAGGACCAGGCATGCGTGCTGACGTTGCTGGCTGAAGAGGGACCTCAGGTTTGTTTTGATCCCGATCAGTGTGCCGCGGGGGGCTGCACGTGCGATGCGACGGGAGTCATTGAACAGACCGCGCGAGGGCTGATTACCGAAGTTCGTTGCCGCACGCCCCGTCAGATCGAGCATGCCTTGAGCCGGTTCGGCCATGTGCGGACGGTCGCCATGCCGCATGTGCAGGTGGCCGATCGGGCCCGTGCCGAACTGGTCGTGGGAGAACAGGTGCTGCTGCAGGCGGCAGGTGGCCATGCGACGCGGACGTCTGCAGCGTTGCCGGGAGGCGTCTTTCTCGCCGTTCGCCCGGTGCTTTCGGACGACGGCCTGATCCGTCTGGAAGTGCATCCGCGGCTGGGGGCCGGTCATGTGACGGCGGCAGGACATCCGGCACCGACGCGTGGTGGCCTGGAGACGACAGTGGTGATGTCCGAGGGCTGCAGCCTGGTTATTGGTGGGATCGTCGACGAACGGGTCGAGTCTTCCGAAGGGCCGCATCCCGTCTGGACGCGGCTGCCGTTCGTGGGACGGCGAGTGCACAGCGAACGCAATCGCAACGTTCGCCGCGAACTCTTGATCACCATCACCCCGCGGATCGTGGTGCCGGGCGAACAATCGATCCGGCCGATTCCCTCGCCATTGCCGCGGCTTTCGGAAGCGCCGCGTCTGCCTGAAGAGCCGGTCAGCGAGCCGGAGGTCCCGGTCCTCGAACTGACCGGGGCAACCCGTGGCGGTGCGAAACGGCCCTGA
- a CDS encoding TVP38/TMEM64 family protein, producing MTGNRSSDDSDATDQPSGGIPWIKMGVLVAFGAVIAIAYTQFREQLSLDYLAEQESALREFRSGNPILVYGVAFLTYVAVTGLSLPGATGMTLLMGWYFGFWRALVLVSFASTTGATIAFLLSRYLLRETVQRKFGDRLSGFNEALRREGAFYLFTLRLIPAVPFFVINVVMGLTPIRVWTYWWVSQVGMLAGTMVYTYAGASIPTLDQLADPSQLRVDDVKDWDGFVSVLRNDGPAQTGPAGQLWSLLPDDARNRIDQYPPSSNEDVRAARVEIVSGLNAALRQPELALLKPWRQPFETEAETDRDLEKELTRLNRNLLVQTWPELIRPPSSILSPQLIIAFVLLGLFPLLVKKIMQKVRPQSVDPASRSDQNE from the coding sequence TTGACCGGCAATCGAAGCTCAGACGATTCCGACGCGACCGACCAGCCGTCCGGCGGAATTCCGTGGATCAAGATGGGGGTCCTGGTCGCCTTCGGCGCCGTCATCGCCATCGCGTACACGCAGTTTCGCGAACAGCTATCCCTCGACTACCTGGCCGAGCAGGAATCGGCACTGCGAGAGTTCCGCAGCGGCAACCCGATTCTCGTCTACGGTGTCGCCTTCCTCACGTATGTTGCCGTCACGGGGCTCTCGCTTCCCGGCGCAACTGGCATGACGTTGCTGATGGGCTGGTACTTCGGTTTCTGGCGAGCGCTCGTCCTTGTCAGCTTCGCGTCGACCACCGGAGCGACGATCGCTTTTCTGCTCAGTCGATACCTGTTGCGGGAGACCGTGCAAAGGAAGTTCGGCGACCGTTTATCTGGTTTTAACGAAGCACTCCGCCGCGAAGGGGCCTTTTACCTGTTCACGTTGCGTCTGATTCCGGCAGTTCCGTTCTTCGTTATCAATGTGGTCATGGGGCTGACGCCGATCCGCGTCTGGACCTACTGGTGGGTCAGCCAGGTCGGCATGCTCGCAGGAACCATGGTTTACACGTACGCCGGGGCATCGATTCCAACTCTCGACCAGTTGGCCGATCCGTCGCAGCTCCGCGTCGACGACGTGAAAGACTGGGACGGATTCGTCTCTGTCCTGAGGAACGACGGTCCTGCACAGACCGGACCGGCCGGACAGCTCTGGTCACTGCTGCCGGATGACGCACGCAACCGCATCGACCAGTATCCTCCATCATCGAATGAGGACGTTCGAGCCGCCCGCGTCGAGATCGTCAGCGGGTTGAACGCCGCCCTCCGGCAGCCGGAACTCGCACTGCTCAAACCATGGCGACAGCCGTTCGAAACCGAGGCAGAAACGGACCGTGACCTCGAGAAGGAGCTGACTCGCCTGAACCGGAATCTGCTCGTCCAGACCTGGCCAGAGCTGATCCGTCCTCCGTCCTCGATTCTCAGCCCGCAGCTGATCATCGCCTTCGTCCTGCTCGGGCTGTTCCCCCTGCTCGTCAAGAAGATCATGCAGAAGGTGCGGCCGCAGTCTGTCGATCCAGCTTCCCGGTCAGATCAGAACGAATGA
- a CDS encoding CDGSH iron-sulfur domain-containing protein, protein MSEVTINCRENGPFLVTGPAKVLDHQGKEFDLKGKQSVALCRCGASKNRPFCDGSHKECGFLASETAE, encoded by the coding sequence ATGTCCGAAGTGACGATCAACTGTCGTGAAAACGGCCCGTTTCTCGTAACCGGTCCGGCGAAGGTGCTGGATCATCAGGGAAAGGAATTTGACCTGAAGGGAAAGCAGTCGGTCGCTCTGTGCCGTTGCGGTGCCTCGAAGAACCGTCCGTTCTGTGACGGCTCTCATAAGGAATGCGGCTTTCTTGCGTCCGAGACGGCCGAGTAG
- a CDS encoding MATE family efflux transporter, translating to MDATATDAETTRQQKLLNGPLRQTVLLLALPVFAEQFLSFCVGFYDTFLAGHLSRDISTAATAAVGVAAYVGWLASMLFSMVGAGTTALVARARGAGDMAEANRVANRSVAMSIVGGVLFVAIIVPAAPLFASVLKLEGTAAEITIRYLRFDAIGMMFTSVGLVGAAALRGCGNMQMPFWIHGTINVLNVLVSTTLVYGLGPIPRMGVDGIVLGTVVARTSGGLIMIAVLARGVSGLKLMPREFHLRGETVRRILRVGIPAAADGAIMWSGHFLFLRIIGSLGEAAFAAHIIGIRIEAITYLPAVAWGAAAATLIGQSLGAHDIERARHAGREAVLQCGLLGVAITLIFLFGAEQIYTFMHNDPAVRAAGIPAFRMVACFQIPLIVAIVFVSGLRGAGDTRYPMLITAFSTFGLRLPLAYLGGVVLDGGLIGAWIGMCADMLARGVLVAARFLSGKWTKIRV from the coding sequence ATGGATGCAACGGCGACCGACGCCGAGACAACCCGGCAACAGAAACTGCTCAACGGCCCGCTGCGGCAAACCGTGCTGCTGCTGGCGCTGCCGGTCTTTGCGGAGCAGTTTCTCAGCTTCTGCGTCGGCTTCTACGACACGTTTCTGGCCGGTCACCTCAGCCGCGACATCTCGACGGCCGCCACCGCAGCAGTCGGCGTCGCCGCCTACGTCGGCTGGCTGGCCTCAATGCTGTTCTCGATGGTGGGAGCGGGGACCACGGCACTGGTAGCCCGTGCCCGCGGCGCCGGCGACATGGCGGAAGCGAATCGGGTTGCCAACCGTTCGGTCGCGATGAGCATCGTCGGTGGAGTGCTGTTCGTCGCCATCATCGTCCCTGCCGCCCCTCTGTTCGCGTCCGTCCTCAAGCTCGAAGGAACCGCCGCCGAAATCACAATCCGCTACCTGCGGTTTGACGCGATCGGCATGATGTTCACGAGTGTCGGGCTGGTCGGGGCCGCAGCCTTGCGCGGCTGCGGCAATATGCAGATGCCATTCTGGATTCACGGCACGATCAACGTGCTCAACGTGCTCGTTTCGACCACTCTCGTCTACGGTCTGGGACCGATCCCGCGAATGGGCGTCGACGGCATCGTGCTCGGCACAGTCGTCGCAAGAACCTCCGGCGGACTCATCATGATTGCCGTGCTCGCTCGCGGTGTGAGCGGCCTGAAGCTCATGCCCCGGGAGTTCCACCTGCGGGGAGAAACGGTTCGACGCATCCTGCGTGTCGGCATCCCCGCCGCGGCGGACGGTGCCATCATGTGGTCCGGGCACTTCCTGTTCCTGCGGATCATCGGCTCGCTGGGGGAAGCGGCCTTCGCCGCCCACATCATCGGCATTCGAATTGAGGCCATTACCTACCTGCCTGCCGTCGCCTGGGGAGCCGCCGCCGCCACGCTGATCGGTCAGTCACTGGGAGCCCACGACATCGAGAGGGCCCGCCACGCCGGACGCGAGGCAGTGCTGCAGTGTGGCCTGCTCGGCGTGGCGATCACACTGATCTTTCTGTTTGGCGCAGAGCAGATCTACACCTTCATGCATAACGATCCGGCGGTTCGCGCAGCCGGGATCCCCGCGTTCCGCATGGTCGCCTGCTTTCAGATCCCACTCATCGTGGCCATTGTCTTCGTGAGCGGACTGCGCGGGGCCGGAGACACACGGTATCCAATGCTGATTACGGCCTTCAGCACGTTCGGCCTCAGGCTGCCGCTGGCGTACCTGGGGGGCGTCGTACTCGACGGCGGGCTGATCGGTGCGTGGATCGGCATGTGTGCCGACATGCTGGCCCGGGGCGTGCTCGTCGCGGCACGCTTCCTCAGCGGCAAGTGGACGAAGATTCGCGTGTGA
- a CDS encoding mercuric reductase has protein sequence MTSSVELQPYDEHNRKLEANVHPSDWRNPTPSGRYNLVVVGAGTAGLVAAAGAAGLGAKVALIERNLMGGDCLNVGCVPSKGIISAARAAAAVRHAGEFGIHVPDGVTVDFGAAMERMRRLRASIAPHDSAARFRDLGIDVFLGDGRFSGRDTVTVDGQMLMFSKAVIATGARAAAPPIPGLDTVRYLTNESVFSLTELPPRLAVIGAGPIGCELAQAFARFGSEVTLFEAASGILPREDRDVAEIVQAALEKDGVRILCGAKGTQVSSRGDNIGITVTCDGQDHDIEVDELLVAVGRAPNVDRLGLEEAGVEYDAKAGVTVDDRLRTTNPKIFAAGDICSQYKFTHAADFMARIVIHNALFFGRSKVSALTIPWCTYTSPEVAHVGLSEQEAASQGVAIDTYTQDFDHVDRAILEGETNGLVKVHVKKGTDRIVGGTIVAAHAGDMIGELTMAMTHGLGLRQVGSTIHPYPTQAEAIRKTGDLYNRTRLTPLVKKLFGWWLSVTR, from the coding sequence ATGACCTCTTCGGTCGAACTTCAGCCGTACGACGAGCACAACCGGAAGCTCGAGGCGAATGTCCATCCCTCCGACTGGCGGAATCCAACGCCCTCGGGACGCTATAACCTGGTTGTCGTCGGGGCAGGGACGGCCGGTCTCGTCGCGGCTGCCGGAGCCGCCGGACTGGGAGCGAAGGTCGCCCTCATCGAACGGAACCTGATGGGGGGAGACTGTCTGAACGTCGGCTGTGTCCCCTCGAAAGGGATCATCAGTGCCGCCCGGGCCGCGGCAGCAGTCCGGCACGCGGGCGAGTTCGGCATTCACGTCCCGGATGGGGTCACGGTCGATTTCGGAGCGGCGATGGAACGGATGCGGCGCCTGCGGGCTTCGATCGCACCGCACGACTCGGCGGCGCGGTTCCGCGATCTGGGCATCGACGTCTTCCTCGGCGATGGCCGGTTCTCCGGACGCGACACCGTTACCGTCGACGGCCAGATGCTGATGTTTTCCAAAGCGGTCATCGCCACCGGTGCGCGTGCCGCGGCGCCACCGATCCCGGGACTCGACACCGTGCGCTACCTCACCAACGAATCGGTCTTTTCGCTGACCGAACTCCCGCCACGACTCGCGGTTATCGGTGCCGGGCCGATCGGCTGTGAACTGGCGCAGGCGTTCGCACGGTTCGGCTCCGAAGTCACGCTGTTCGAAGCGGCCAGCGGAATCCTTCCCAGGGAAGACCGCGATGTTGCAGAAATCGTGCAGGCCGCGCTCGAAAAGGACGGCGTTCGCATTCTCTGCGGAGCGAAAGGAACACAGGTCAGTTCCCGCGGCGACAACATCGGCATCACCGTCACGTGTGATGGACAGGATCACGACATCGAGGTGGACGAACTGCTTGTTGCCGTCGGACGGGCTCCCAACGTCGATCGGCTCGGACTTGAAGAAGCCGGCGTCGAGTACGACGCGAAAGCGGGCGTTACGGTTGACGACCGCCTGAGGACGACGAACCCGAAGATTTTCGCGGCCGGCGACATCTGTTCGCAGTACAAGTTCACACATGCCGCCGACTTCATGGCGCGGATCGTCATTCACAATGCACTGTTCTTCGGTCGGTCGAAGGTGAGTGCGCTGACGATCCCCTGGTGTACCTACACGTCACCAGAGGTGGCCCACGTCGGTCTCTCCGAGCAGGAGGCTGCCAGTCAGGGTGTCGCCATCGATACGTACACGCAGGACTTCGACCACGTCGACCGCGCGATCCTCGAAGGTGAAACCAACGGCCTGGTGAAGGTCCATGTGAAGAAGGGGACCGACCGGATCGTCGGAGGGACGATCGTTGCAGCTCACGCCGGGGACATGATCGGCGAGCTGACGATGGCGATGACGCACGGCCTGGGGCTCAGGCAGGTCGGCTCGACGATCCACCCGTACCCGACGCAGGCGGAGGCGATTCGGAAGACCGGCGATCTGTACAATCGGACGCGACTGACGCCGCTGGTCAAGAAGCTGTTCGGCTGGTGGCTGTCGGTGACGCGGTGA
- a CDS encoding zinc ribbon domain-containing protein, with amino-acid sequence MTDWDEDDWDDIPDDDDDESITLPCPACGADVYEDADVCPVCGEFIIRSSRVWDGQPAWWIGLGLLGIAAVVLVLLLV; translated from the coding sequence GTGACGGATTGGGACGAGGACGACTGGGACGACATCCCCGATGACGATGACGACGAGTCGATCACGCTTCCCTGTCCGGCCTGCGGGGCGGACGTGTACGAAGATGCGGACGTCTGCCCCGTCTGCGGCGAATTCATCATCCGCTCCAGTCGAGTCTGGGACGGTCAACCAGCGTGGTGGATCGGCCTCGGGCTGCTGGGCATAGCCGCCGTCGTGCTGGTGCTGCTGCTGGTCTGA
- a CDS encoding sulfatase, with translation MPSKTKPTRSRLLLAGLLFVAAVAVQSTASAADRPNVLVILCDDLGYGDLACYGHETIKTPHLDKLAAEGVRLTDCYSASPLCSPARAGLLTGRTPSRSGIYSWIAPRNPMYLKQDETTIATILKGAGYDTCHVGKWHLNGLFNHPKQTQPDDHGFDYWFSTQNNASPTHRNPKNFVRNGEPVGELEGFSCQIVANEGIGWLKSRGDTDKPFFLHVCFHEPHEPIDSPQELVDDYPDANRRGEALYYANVANMDRAVGSLMQALDELDVVDDTLVVFTSDNGPETLNRYSNAWRSHGSPGPLRGMKLHIYEGGIRVPGILRWPGRIEAGSESSEPVCSVDLLPTICELTDLPLPKGKPLDGASLVPLLEDKPVKRTKPLFWHYYGAFHNRQVAIREGDWKLVAGWDQTPDMPTGGSLKPGIVDALKRSELKHFELYNLREDLAEEHDLADSEPERLQRMAEQARQLYQEVIAEGPNWEFPAARGRKQN, from the coding sequence ATGCCATCGAAAACCAAACCGACGCGCTCACGGTTGCTGCTGGCCGGCCTGCTGTTCGTCGCCGCTGTTGCAGTGCAGTCGACTGCGTCGGCAGCCGATCGCCCCAACGTGCTGGTCATTCTCTGCGATGACCTGGGCTATGGCGACCTGGCCTGCTATGGCCACGAAACAATCAAGACGCCGCACCTGGACAAGCTGGCGGCGGAAGGCGTGCGGCTGACCGACTGCTATTCCGCTTCGCCGCTCTGTTCGCCGGCCCGGGCCGGGTTGCTGACCGGCCGGACGCCGTCCCGTTCCGGGATCTATTCGTGGATTGCCCCCCGCAACCCGATGTACCTGAAGCAGGACGAGACAACCATTGCGACGATCCTCAAGGGGGCCGGCTACGACACGTGTCACGTTGGCAAATGGCACCTGAACGGCCTGTTCAACCACCCGAAGCAGACGCAGCCGGACGATCACGGTTTCGATTACTGGTTCAGCACGCAGAATAACGCTTCCCCCACGCACCGGAATCCGAAGAACTTCGTACGCAACGGCGAACCGGTGGGCGAACTCGAGGGCTTTTCCTGCCAGATCGTTGCCAATGAGGGGATCGGCTGGCTGAAGTCACGCGGCGATACGGACAAGCCGTTCTTCCTGCATGTCTGCTTCCACGAGCCACATGAACCGATCGATTCGCCGCAGGAACTGGTCGATGACTATCCCGACGCGAACCGACGTGGCGAGGCCCTCTACTACGCGAACGTGGCGAACATGGATCGGGCGGTCGGCTCGCTGATGCAGGCCCTCGACGAACTGGATGTGGTGGACGATACGCTGGTGGTCTTCACGTCCGACAACGGTCCGGAGACGCTCAACCGTTACTCGAATGCGTGGCGGTCGCACGGTTCGCCCGGTCCACTGCGTGGGATGAAGCTGCATATCTATGAAGGTGGCATCCGGGTGCCGGGGATTCTCCGCTGGCCGGGACGGATCGAGGCGGGGAGCGAATCGTCGGAGCCGGTCTGCAGCGTCGATCTGCTGCCGACGATCTGCGAGCTGACCGACCTGCCGCTTCCGAAAGGTAAACCGCTCGACGGGGCCAGCCTGGTGCCGCTGCTGGAAGACAAGCCGGTCAAGCGAACGAAGCCGCTCTTCTGGCACTACTACGGTGCGTTTCACAACCGGCAGGTGGCGATTCGGGAGGGGGACTGGAAGCTGGTGGCCGGATGGGATCAGACTCCGGACATGCCGACCGGCGGCTCGCTGAAGCCGGGAATCGTTGACGCGCTGAAGCGATCGGAGCTGAAGCACTTCGAGCTGTACAACCTCCGCGAAGACCTGGCCGAAGAACATGATCTGGCCGACTCGGAACCGGAGCGGCTGCAACGAATGGCCGAGCAGGCCCGCCAGTTGTACCAGGAAGTGATCGCCGAAGGGCCGAACTGGGAGTTCCCGGCGGCCCGCGGCCGGAAACAGAACTGA
- a CDS encoding tetratricopeptide repeat protein, which yields MSGATIEAEGQTAGPREAASHGRLAAWAPWLIVAAAVACYANSFEGTFVFDDENVIVINPTVRQLWSIPQRSNRPLTEWTFGVNYAISGLQTWSWHLVNLLIHAAAGMTLYGIVRRTLQRATVPADIRTAATGLALTTALVWTVHPLQTQAVTYIVQRMESLMGLFYLLTLYCFIRSDGSSRTRRWLLLSVVCCFLGMQSKPVMITAPFVMLLYDRIFVATTWKELLRRRWGYHLALWAVSVTTVAWSARYATAAISKGVESGAAERITSTSYLFTQAEVLLWYLRLSVWPAGQCIDYGWPFRERLSEVLLPGLVIVALLLATLWCLLRRSPWGFVGAWFFVILAPTSSFVAIRDAAFEHRMYLPLASVVLAVVVGGYRLIVWGSGRQQVAYGTRRTLQWAAVSLVVLLLGTVTILRNGVYASDRLLWEDVIAKAPQNPRGYNNLGRVYELAGNAEQALVLYEEALARNPHPPMSVFVYHNRARVLIELGRIEEALADIETAIEESDGKLSISYMLRGIGYRRQGRLDEAMSEFDRSIELNPDFADTWNNRGLVRLMQNDLDAAEADFDRAIELRPDLAEPYANRGVVHRRRNQLGKAIADYTRALKRDPRHLDARYNRGLALAAAGRAGDALADFTAILKQDPGNTDAWRERAFTYAGAGDVRRCLADLQRYEELGGRLSPEAAAAVKQMVSRAAAANRRP from the coding sequence GTGAGCGGAGCGACGATCGAAGCCGAGGGGCAAACGGCGGGGCCCCGGGAGGCCGCTTCGCACGGGCGGCTCGCCGCGTGGGCGCCGTGGCTGATCGTGGCCGCTGCGGTTGCGTGCTATGCGAACAGTTTCGAGGGAACGTTCGTCTTCGACGACGAGAACGTCATCGTCATCAATCCGACGGTGCGGCAGTTGTGGTCGATTCCCCAGCGGTCGAACCGGCCGCTGACCGAGTGGACCTTCGGCGTCAATTACGCCATCTCCGGTCTGCAGACGTGGAGCTGGCATCTGGTCAACCTGCTGATCCACGCAGCAGCCGGGATGACGCTGTACGGCATCGTCCGGCGGACGCTGCAGCGCGCGACAGTGCCGGCAGACATTCGGACCGCTGCCACGGGGCTGGCCCTGACGACAGCGCTGGTGTGGACTGTCCATCCTCTGCAGACGCAGGCGGTGACCTACATCGTGCAGCGGATGGAATCCCTGATGGGGCTGTTCTATCTGCTGACGTTGTACTGCTTCATCCGGTCAGACGGTTCCTCGAGAACGCGGAGATGGCTGCTGCTGTCGGTGGTCTGCTGCTTTCTGGGAATGCAGTCGAAGCCGGTGATGATCACAGCACCGTTCGTGATGCTTCTGTATGACCGGATATTCGTCGCCACGACATGGAAGGAGTTGCTTCGACGGCGATGGGGCTATCATCTTGCTCTCTGGGCAGTGTCGGTGACGACCGTTGCGTGGTCGGCGCGGTATGCGACCGCCGCCATCAGTAAGGGCGTGGAGAGCGGGGCTGCCGAGCGGATTACTTCGACGTCCTACCTGTTCACGCAGGCGGAGGTGCTGCTGTGGTATCTGCGGCTGAGCGTCTGGCCAGCGGGGCAGTGCATCGACTACGGCTGGCCGTTTCGCGAACGACTGTCGGAGGTGCTGCTGCCGGGACTCGTGATCGTCGCACTGCTGCTGGCAACCCTGTGGTGTTTGTTGAGACGATCGCCGTGGGGCTTCGTCGGAGCGTGGTTCTTCGTGATTCTCGCCCCGACGTCGTCGTTTGTCGCGATACGTGACGCGGCCTTCGAGCACCGGATGTATCTGCCGCTCGCTTCCGTCGTGCTCGCGGTGGTGGTGGGCGGCTACCGGCTGATCGTCTGGGGGAGCGGGCGCCAGCAAGTGGCCTACGGGACGCGGCGCACCCTTCAGTGGGCGGCGGTCTCGCTGGTTGTTCTGCTGCTCGGAACCGTGACCATCCTTCGCAACGGCGTCTATGCGTCCGACCGGCTGCTGTGGGAGGACGTGATCGCCAAAGCGCCGCAGAATCCGCGGGGGTACAACAATCTCGGCCGCGTCTACGAGCTGGCAGGCAACGCAGAACAGGCGCTGGTGCTGTATGAAGAAGCGCTGGCACGAAACCCGCATCCGCCGATGTCCGTCTTCGTGTACCACAATCGTGCCCGGGTGCTGATTGAGCTCGGCCGCATCGAAGAAGCGCTGGCCGACATCGAAACGGCCATCGAGGAATCGGACGGGAAGCTGTCGATCAGCTACATGCTGCGGGGCATCGGCTACCGCCGGCAGGGGCGGCTCGACGAGGCGATGTCGGAGTTCGATCGGTCCATTGAACTCAATCCGGACTTTGCCGACACCTGGAACAACCGGGGACTGGTCCGGTTGATGCAGAACGATCTCGACGCGGCCGAGGCGGACTTTGACCGGGCGATCGAACTGCGTCCGGATCTGGCCGAGCCGTATGCCAACCGGGGTGTCGTCCATCGTCGACGCAACCAACTGGGCAAGGCGATCGCCGACTACACGCGTGCGCTCAAGCGCGATCCCCGCCATCTGGATGCTCGCTACAACCGCGGGCTGGCTCTGGCGGCGGCGGGGCGTGCGGGGGACGCCCTGGCCGACTTCACGGCGATTCTGAAACAGGATCCCGGGAATACCGATGCCTGGCGGGAACGGGCATTCACCTATGCAGGTGCAGGGGACGTGCGTCGGTGTCTGGCCGATCTGCAGCGTTACGAAGAGCTGGGCGGGCGCCTTTCGCCGGAAGCGGCCGCGGCCGTGAAGCAGATGGTCTCACGCGCTGCCGCGGCGAATCGGCGTCCCTAG